A single region of the Patescibacteria group bacterium genome encodes:
- a CDS encoding four helix bundle protein, translating to MDKKYDLEDRTLELGKEIIRLCKTLPANTINFRLIDQSIRSGTSVGANYREANETDTKKDFRFKIRICLREARETIYWLELIKEANQNFSARIDKLISETREIVKIFGSILEKSK from the coding sequence ATGGATAAGAAGTACGATTTAGAAGATCGCACCTTAGAGCTTGGAAAAGAAATAATTCGTTTATGTAAAACTTTACCTGCTAATACTATAAACTTTAGGCTAATAGATCAGTCTATTCGCTCTGGGACATCAGTTGGCGCCAATTATCGAGAAGCAAATGAAACTGACACAAAGAAAGATTTTAGATTTAAAATTAGAATTTGTTTAAGAGAAGCTAGGGAAACAATTTATTGGCTTGAGCTTATAAAAGAGGCTAACCAAAATTTTTCTGCCAGGATTGATAAATTGATTAGTGAGACAAGAGAAATAGTTAAGATTTTTGGTTCAATTTTGGAGAAATCTAAATAG
- a CDS encoding radical SAM protein, which translates to MTVKTKGRFRPTINSMANLGYIQLNRTCNQKCLFCSNPENGNVLDLAQVKFYIDDFANKNYQGVILTGGEPTLNADLEKVISYAKSKGLEVRIITNGQKTADLEYLKKLKNVGLDLIHVSVQSYDPKIQDYLSQNPGSLKNILKTLVNAWRLNLPVNINTVINSFNAKSLDKNIKFFLVKFPEINHFVFNNLDPEMNRVEQNKFVVPRLIDFKESLKRAFESLSKFGKTFRAERVPLCYMAEYGEFSTETRKIVKNEERSILFLDDRKDPYSIQKNFYYKKAKQCGQCSLNDICAGLYAMDTYFDSRELEPQLIDKQLIINKIKNE; encoded by the coding sequence ATGACAGTGAAGACAAAAGGGCGTTTTCGCCCGACAATTAATTCTATGGCTAATCTAGGCTACATCCAATTAAACAGAACCTGTAATCAAAAATGCCTTTTTTGTTCTAATCCAGAAAACGGCAATGTTTTGGATTTAGCTCAAGTCAAATTTTATATTGATGATTTTGCGAATAAAAATTATCAGGGCGTAATTTTAACCGGCGGCGAGCCGACTTTAAATGCAGATTTAGAAAAAGTAATTAGTTATGCCAAGTCCAAAGGTTTGGAAGTAAGGATAATTACCAATGGCCAAAAAACAGCTGACTTAGAATATCTAAAGAAACTAAAAAATGTCGGCTTGGATTTAATTCATGTTTCAGTGCAGTCTTATGACCCGAAAATCCAGGATTATCTGAGCCAAAATCCAGGTTCATTAAAAAATATCCTAAAAACTTTGGTTAATGCTTGGCGCCTGAATTTGCCTGTAAATATAAATACAGTGATCAATAGTTTTAATGCCAAAAGCCTGGATAAAAATATTAAATTTTTTCTGGTTAAATTTCCAGAAATTAATCATTTTGTTTTTAATAATCTAGATCCTGAAATGAATCGGGTAGAGCAAAATAAATTTGTGGTGCCAAGATTAATTGATTTCAAGGAATCTTTAAAAAGAGCTTTTGAATCGTTAAGTAAATTTGGCAAAACTTTCCGGGCAGAAAGAGTGCCTTTATGCTATATGGCTGAATATGGAGAATTTTCCACCGAAACCAGAAAAATAGTTAAAAATGAAGAAAGAAGCATTTTATTTCTGGATGATAGAAAAGATCCTTATAGCATCCAAAAAAATTTTTATTATAAAAAAGCAAAACAGTGCGGCCAATGCAGCCTGAATGATATTTGCGCGGGTCTGTATGCCATGGATACGTATTTTGACAGTAGGGAATTGGAGCCGCAGCTGATTGATAAGCAACTCATTATTAATAAAATTAAAAATGAATAA
- the hxsB gene encoding His-Xaa-Ser system radical SAM maturase HxsB — protein MLDLQTINNLDTKSVGYFRFKQFGNEYLLTNETGEYVFLPENNFKEFLTGKLDSKSENFQELLNKSFLKDKNYLANAVLKYRERYHFLKFGPSLHIVVVTLRCNHKCIYCHASAGSSEDKGLDMDLATAKKVVDTIFLTTNDAICIEFQGGEPLLNWPVVKFIISYAAEKNKLEKKNLIFRLVSNFSLMDEEKMKFLMDNEVYFCTSLDGDEETHNYNRIYTEGNSYQNAVNWIKKINAEYEEVNKGKKKNYYRVGALITVTKKTLASYKEVIDTYLELGFKSIYLRYLYPYGFARQAKEKIWYTVDEYVDFYKKSLDYILAKNYQGQLFYENMAATYLRKILDQEEPHNLDMRSPCGAVIGQLSYNYNGDVYTCDDSRSLSRLGDETFKLGNIKQNTFSELVNNSLCKSMCVASCTNGLPGHNESVYQPYWGACPVYNYCLSGNIFPAMKENFKWQIDEQILDYIFEKLKDKKNKDIFKEWCKASRPRAKYE, from the coding sequence ATGTTAGATTTACAAACCATCAACAATTTAGATACCAAGTCAGTAGGATATTTTCGATTTAAACAGTTTGGCAATGAATATCTGCTGACTAATGAAACTGGGGAGTATGTTTTTTTACCTGAAAATAATTTCAAGGAATTTTTAACTGGAAAGCTAGATTCTAAAAGTGAAAATTTTCAGGAGTTACTAAACAAGTCGTTCCTTAAAGATAAAAATTATCTGGCGAATGCAGTTTTAAAGTATCGCGAGCGCTATCATTTTTTAAAATTCGGGCCGTCTTTGCATATTGTGGTTGTAACTTTAAGATGCAATCATAAGTGTATTTATTGCCATGCCAGCGCCGGTAGCAGCGAGGATAAAGGTTTAGACATGGATTTGGCAACTGCCAAGAAAGTAGTAGATACGATTTTTCTCACTACCAATGATGCGATTTGTATTGAGTTCCAGGGCGGAGAGCCGCTTCTAAATTGGCCGGTGGTTAAATTTATCATTTCTTACGCAGCGGAAAAAAATAAGCTGGAAAAGAAAAATTTAATTTTTAGGCTCGTGTCCAATTTTAGCTTGATGGATGAAGAAAAAATGAAGTTCCTGATGGACAATGAAGTTTACTTCTGCACTTCGCTTGACGGCGACGAGGAAACTCATAATTATAATCGCATTTATACGGAAGGCAATAGCTATCAGAACGCGGTCAACTGGATAAAAAAGATAAACGCCGAATACGAGGAAGTAAATAAGGGCAAGAAAAAAAATTATTATAGAGTAGGCGCCTTGATAACTGTGACCAAAAAAACACTGGCTAGTTACAAAGAAGTGATAGATACTTATCTTGAGCTTGGCTTTAAAAGCATTTATCTGCGCTATTTATATCCTTATGGCTTTGCCAGGCAAGCCAAAGAAAAAATTTGGTACACAGTAGATGAGTATGTTGACTTTTATAAAAAATCTCTTGATTATATTTTAGCCAAAAATTATCAGGGCCAGCTTTTTTACGAGAACATGGCCGCGACTTATTTGCGCAAGATTTTAGACCAGGAGGAGCCTCATAATCTGGATATGCGTTCGCCCTGCGGCGCGGTCATCGGCCAATTATCTTACAATTACAATGGTGATGTGTACACTTGTGATGATTCCAGGTCTCTTTCCAGACTAGGTGATGAAACATTTAAACTGGGCAATATTAAGCAAAATACTTTTAGCGAGCTGGTAAATAACAGTTTATGCAAATCAATGTGCGTTGCCTCATGCACCAATGGCTTGCCTGGCCATAATGAGAGCGTTTACCAGCCATATTGGGGAGCCTGTCCGGTCTACAATTATTGTCTTTCCGGCAATATATTCCCGGCCATGAAGGAAAATTTTAAATGGCAAATTGATGAGCAAATTCTTGATTATATTTTTGAAAAATTAAAAGATAAAAAAAATAAGGATATTTTTAAGGAATGGTGCAAAGCTTCACGGCCGAGAGCGAAATATGAATAA
- a CDS encoding HxsD-like protein — protein MEVIKFNKKIYSLEAIEKAINEFKNLAEFKIKDEADYFEVQIDKIDNEYEGVLKDEFGNYVLGLMS, from the coding sequence ATGGAAGTAATTAAGTTTAATAAAAAGATTTATAGTCTTGAAGCAATTGAAAAGGCGATTAATGAATTTAAAAATTTAGCTGAATTTAAGATAAAAGATGAGGCTGATTACTTTGAAGTGCAAATTGATAAAATTGATAATGAATATGAAGGTGTTTTGAAAGATGAATTTGGAAATTATGTATTGGGATTGATGAGCTGA
- a CDS encoding radical SAM protein, translating into MSLIRLTNLCNAKCLFCNFPDDCRVLSLDEAKKEIDTITDDSVAFTGGEPTIHPFLKETISYAKQKGIKNIELQSNCFLLENLDLVKELKALGLTGVFVTVHSEQKEVFEKITQVPGSFEKVLQGIANLISLGVKVRINIVINFLNYKNLEEITKFIYSQFPQIKSIDYSFVVPVEKVLKQPELLPKISEVVPFLKKAFKYCQENKISFSNPGCGLPLCFIPEYKENSLEYNFLKKQIENGLISDNRFEKIKFAKCKTCEFDEFCLGFWPNYVKIHGEQEFI; encoded by the coding sequence ATGTCTTTAATCCGCTTAACAAATTTATGCAATGCAAAATGTTTATTCTGCAATTTCCCAGATGATTGCCGAGTTTTAAGTTTGGACGAAGCAAAAAAAGAAATTGATACTATTACTGATGATTCGGTTGCTTTTACTGGCGGTGAGCCAACGATTCATCCGTTTCTTAAAGAGACAATTAGTTATGCCAAGCAAAAAGGGATTAAAAACATTGAACTGCAAAGCAATTGTTTTTTGCTTGAAAATTTAGATTTGGTTAAGGAATTAAAAGCATTGGGTTTGACCGGAGTTTTTGTTACAGTTCATTCTGAGCAAAAAGAAGTTTTTGAAAAAATCACCCAGGTGCCCGGGAGTTTTGAAAAAGTTTTGCAAGGAATCGCTAATTTAATTTCCTTAGGGGTTAAAGTGCGAATCAATATTGTTATTAATTTTTTAAATTATAAGAATCTAGAAGAAATCACTAAATTTATTTACAGCCAATTTCCACAAATAAAAAGTATTGATTATTCTTTTGTCGTACCGGTTGAAAAAGTTTTAAAGCAGCCAGAATTATTGCCAAAAATAAGCGAGGTTGTACCATTTTTAAAAAAAGCCTTTAAATATTGCCAGGAAAATAAAATTAGTTTTTCTAATCCAGGCTGTGGCCTGCCTTTATGTTTTATTCCCGAATATAAAGAAAATAGTTTGGAATATAATTTTTTAAAAAAACAAATAGAAAATGGGTTAATTTCTGATAATCGTTTTGAAAAGATTAAGTTTGCTAAATGCAAAACCTGTGAATTTGATGAATTTTGTCTGGGCTTTTGGCCAAATTATGTTAAAATTCACGGTGAGCAGGAATTTATTTAA
- a CDS encoding prepilin peptidase, whose protein sequence is MQNPFEVIFLAFLFIFGIIICYEDFRFDKIRNKWIKWGFIIGVALYLLQIIYLIFSSQTIELHNYWQIILNTLIAFVLGFTLWYFKLWSGGDAKLFTLFVFLLPISFYSEWNFIYWPPLNLLINITIPIFIYLLIKFLLYPFQLLINYLKNPHLLKEYYRNYKSRNKLDKKKINEYLAAALSFVIILIFFQIIRVRLGDFLHPYLGSLMIAFYFFMGFVVFQPLRKLMQKRIILALISVIAYFVAGIIFFRNLVFADLHNLFAVQLIFMLSYYYIFKYGKALIMFLYNSAEVRMIPVEELQAGVYINKDYVSNVLGNRFNLENFKNSLDATLANEDKEQLWSLLKQKSDKSHKEKQYIQLVAYLNPQSWPYLIKQIFQIRKQKKAGQDLLEKISAKLNLEQKSELENILNHTDEFKKFLKSIRGKLTAEQADKLKAMIMQRNEEIKAHGLQPIDKIILHKTFAFAPFMLLGVIITLVTKSSLIHLIYVYILHK, encoded by the coding sequence ATGCAAAATCCATTTGAAGTTATTTTTTTAGCTTTTTTATTTATCTTTGGCATCATAATCTGCTATGAGGATTTTAGGTTTGACAAAATCAGGAATAAATGGATTAAATGGGGTTTTATAATCGGCGTTGCTTTGTACTTGTTGCAGATTATTTATTTAATTTTTTCATCTCAAACAATTGAATTGCATAATTATTGGCAGATAATTTTAAATACCTTGATTGCCTTTGTTTTGGGGTTTACCCTCTGGTATTTTAAGCTTTGGTCAGGAGGTGATGCGAAACTATTTACTCTCTTTGTTTTTTTACTGCCGATCAGCTTCTATTCTGAATGGAATTTTATTTATTGGCCGCCTTTAAATTTATTGATAAATATTACAATTCCGATTTTTATTTATTTGCTGATTAAATTTTTACTTTATCCCTTTCAATTGCTGATAAATTATCTAAAAAATCCCCATTTACTTAAAGAATATTATCGCAATTATAAAAGCAGGAATAAGCTTGATAAGAAAAAAATCAATGAATATTTGGCTGCGGCCTTGAGCTTTGTTATAATTTTGATATTTTTTCAAATTATAAGAGTGCGGTTGGGCGATTTTTTGCATCCTTATCTCGGCAGCCTGATGATTGCTTTTTACTTTTTTATGGGTTTTGTAGTTTTTCAGCCCTTGCGGAAATTAATGCAAAAAAGAATTATTTTGGCTTTAATTTCAGTGATTGCGTACTTTGTGGCTGGAATCATATTTTTTCGTAATTTGGTTTTCGCTGATTTGCACAATTTATTTGCCGTGCAGTTAATTTTTATGCTTTCTTATTATTATATCTTCAAATACGGCAAAGCCCTGATTATGTTTTTGTATAATTCAGCTGAAGTAAGAATGATTCCGGTAGAAGAACTGCAGGCCGGAGTTTACATTAACAAAGATTATGTCAGTAATGTTTTAGGCAATCGTTTTAATCTGGAAAATTTTAAAAACAGCCTGGATGCAACTTTGGCTAATGAGGACAAGGAACAATTATGGAGCCTGCTTAAGCAAAAATCAGACAAAAGCCATAAGGAAAAACAATATATTCAGCTGGTTGCTTATTTGAATCCGCAAAGTTGGCCGTATTTAATCAAGCAAATTTTTCAGATAAGAAAACAAAAAAAGGCTGGCCAAGACCTGTTGGAAAAAATTTCCGCCAAGTTAAATTTAGAACAAAAATCAGAATTAGAAAATATTTTAAATCACACGGATGAATTTAAAAAATTTTTAAAGTCAATTCGCGGAAAATTAACTGCAGAGCAAGCAGACAAACTAAAGGCCATGATAATGCAAAGAAACGAAGAGATTAAAGCCCATGGCTTGCAGCCGATTGATAAAATTATTTTGCATAAAACCTTTGCTTTTGCGCCTTTTATGCTTTTGGGCGTGATTATAACTCTCGTCACAAAAAGTTCTTTAATTCATTTAATTTACGTTTACATTTTGCACAAGTAG
- a CDS encoding radical SAM protein has protein sequence MAKTLKNDKFWLSISTRCNNQCLFCHDKENQVNGRFFTLAEVQDKIEQAKKEGYKRLILSGGEASINPDFLKIVRYAHDLGFKEIQTITNGRYFYYSKFAAEAIKAGLTEITFSLHGHNEELHEEFTGVKGSFQQALTGLANVRKYPQIIVNIDIVINKLNYPKLYDIIQFYAQNFGVYEFDLLQVVPFGQAWENRDKLFYDFNDALPYLNKVWELAKNDQRFHIWTNRFPAQYLEGYEFLIQDPYKYFDDVLGRKKMFAEFINENKLMPCFNPERCKSCNLNDFCQKLINLTKGDLSDKLMKLTMPPVCLDLPRDNYEINFLNAQGRINLEKFVDFYINNLYNLKSLRCDDCNKFKDCNGLNINLIKEKGFKVLKPIS, from the coding sequence ATGGCAAAAACGCTTAAAAACGATAAATTTTGGCTATCAATCAGCACCAGATGCAATAATCAGTGCCTTTTTTGCCATGATAAGGAAAATCAGGTAAACGGACGTTTTTTTACATTGGCAGAGGTTCAAGATAAGATTGAACAGGCAAAAAAAGAAGGTTACAAGCGTTTGATTTTAAGCGGCGGGGAAGCTTCAATTAATCCTGATTTTTTGAAAATAGTCAGATATGCTCACGATTTAGGCTTTAAAGAAATCCAGACAATCACTAATGGCCGCTATTTTTATTATTCCAAATTTGCCGCTGAGGCGATTAAAGCCGGTCTGACTGAAATAACTTTTTCTCTGCACGGCCATAACGAAGAACTGCACGAGGAATTTACCGGAGTTAAGGGTTCTTTTCAGCAGGCTTTAACTGGCCTGGCTAATGTCAGAAAATATCCGCAAATAATTGTTAATATTGATATAGTGATTAATAAATTGAATTACCCAAAGTTATATGACATAATTCAGTTTTATGCCCAGAATTTCGGGGTCTATGAATTTGATCTTTTACAAGTTGTCCCTTTTGGCCAAGCCTGGGAAAATCGTGATAAATTATTTTATGATTTTAATGATGCTTTGCCTTATCTGAACAAAGTGTGGGAGCTGGCAAAAAATGACCAGAGATTTCATATCTGGACCAATCGTTTCCCGGCGCAATATCTGGAGGGTTATGAATTTTTGATTCAGGATCCGTATAAATATTTTGACGATGTTTTGGGACGCAAAAAAATGTTTGCGGAATTTATAAATGAAAATAAATTAATGCCTTGTTTTAATCCGGAGCGTTGCAAATCGTGCAACCTAAACGATTTTTGCCAGAAATTAATTAATTTAACAAAAGGAGATTTGTCAGACAAATTAATGAAATTAACAATGCCGCCTGTTTGTCTTGATTTGCCCCGCGATAATTATGAGATTAATTTTTTGAATGCGCAAGGCAGAATCAATTTGGAAAAATTTGTGGATTTTTATATTAATAATTTGTACAACCTTAAATCTTTACGTTGCGATGATTGTAATAAATTTAAAGATTGTAACGGATTGAATATTAATTTAATTAAGGAAAAGGGTTTTAAAGTTTTAAAGCCAATATCATGA
- a CDS encoding radical SAM protein — protein sequence MNKRVEIYIGFKCNNDCVFCVERNIRLQNKDKILYSDLTAIVNKIKDLKNQGYGHINFLGGEPFLEKNFLPFLQAAKQNGLSTAVTTNGSLLSNEEIAKSHLPLLDDLIISIHGHNEELISQQSKNPGLFKSLLEAFANIKKYFQGRLLKANCVINKLNYKDLPEIIEFICTNGIHEISLTNMSLKGYNNEYVVPLSELKKVIPKIADYAKENNLVLRFSDLPFCILGDNYYLTNEIFADERVKYNAANKEESFWRPKLKTEKCNECKLKDLCMGIDLEYYKLFGDCELNSVI from the coding sequence ATGAATAAGCGGGTGGAAATTTATATTGGTTTTAAATGCAATAATGATTGTGTTTTTTGCGTTGAAAGAAATATCCGCCTGCAAAATAAAGATAAAATTTTATACTCCGATCTGACTGCAATTGTCAATAAAATTAAGGATTTGAAAAATCAAGGCTATGGCCATATTAATTTTTTGGGCGGGGAGCCATTTTTGGAAAAAAACTTTTTGCCTTTTTTGCAGGCCGCTAAACAAAATGGCCTGTCCACCGCAGTCACCACCAATGGCAGCCTGCTTAGCAATGAAGAAATCGCCAAGTCACATTTGCCTTTGCTTGATGATTTGATTATCTCTATTCATGGCCACAATGAAGAACTGATAAGCCAGCAATCAAAAAATCCCGGTTTGTTTAAAAGTTTGCTTGAGGCTTTTGCTAATATAAAAAAATATTTTCAAGGCAGACTGCTTAAAGCCAATTGCGTAATAAATAAATTAAATTATAAAGATCTGCCGGAAATTATTGAGTTTATTTGTACTAACGGCATCCACGAAATTAGCCTGACAAATATGTCTCTCAAAGGTTACAATAATGAATATGTTGTGCCTTTGAGCGAACTAAAAAAAGTTATACCCAAAATCGCAGATTATGCCAAAGAAAATAATTTGGTTCTTCGTTTTTCTGATTTGCCCTTTTGTATTTTGGGGGATAATTATTATCTGACTAATGAAATTTTTGCCGATGAGCGCGTTAAATATAATGCGGCCAATAAAGAGGAAAGTTTTTGGCGGCCCAAGCTTAAAACCGAAAAATGTAATGAGTGCAAGCTCAAGGATCTATGCATGGGAATTGATTTAGAATATTATAAATTATTTGGGGATTGTGAATTGAATTCGGTAATATGA
- a CDS encoding radical SAM protein, whose amino-acid sequence MRNIEINIGNSCNNECLFCMVDHSSRGFVAYKTIEKEIIRAKQNGFESIGFLGGEFTLHPEVLKIVKLAKILGFKIIHIISNGRKYQDENFVKQLINNGVNRFSVSIHSHKMEVEDYLTQRPGGFAEKIQGLKNLVKMNQPVSANLVINNLNYQDIAETLNFLNGLGIIDFRLNFIWLHGRALANQNLFLKFNDFLPLVDKIINLAKEKNLTIAFEGIPACLIKDNNKLDYIGELRDLKTEVVAFNNPQKERENFNWQERKTNEFKIKHEKCLECVYNNSCEGVWRDYINFFGWKEFF is encoded by the coding sequence ATGAGAAACATTGAGATTAACATTGGCAATAGCTGCAATAATGAATGTCTTTTTTGTATGGTGGACCACTCCAGCCGTGGTTTTGTTGCTTATAAAACAATTGAAAAAGAGATTATCAGGGCAAAACAAAATGGTTTTGAGTCCATTGGTTTTTTAGGCGGGGAATTTACCTTGCATCCTGAGGTTTTAAAAATTGTAAAACTAGCCAAGATTTTAGGTTTTAAGATTATTCACATCATTAGTAATGGCCGTAAATATCAAGATGAGAATTTTGTCAAACAACTAATTAATAATGGCGTTAATCGCTTCTCAGTTTCAATCCATAGCCATAAGATGGAAGTTGAAGATTATTTAACGCAAAGGCCGGGAGGATTTGCAGAAAAAATTCAGGGCTTGAAAAATTTGGTAAAAATGAATCAGCCTGTTTCAGCTAATTTAGTCATCAACAACTTGAATTATCAGGATATTGCGGAAACTTTAAATTTTTTAAACGGGCTAGGAATTATTGATTTTCGTTTGAATTTTATCTGGTTGCATGGCCGGGCTTTAGCTAACCAAAATTTATTTCTTAAATTTAATGACTTTTTGCCTTTGGTGGATAAAATTATTAATCTGGCAAAAGAGAAAAATCTTACCATTGCTTTTGAAGGAATACCCGCTTGTTTAATTAAAGATAACAATAAATTGGATTACATCGGCGAATTAAGAGATTTAAAAACAGAAGTGGTAGCTTTTAATAATCCGCAAAAAGAAAGAGAAAATTTTAATTGGCAGGAAAGGAAGACCAATGAATTTAAAATTAAGCATGAAAAATGCCTGGAGTGCGTTTATAATAATTCTTGCGAGGGTGTATGGAGAGATTATATTAACTTCTTTGGCTGGAAGGAATTTTTTTAA
- a CDS encoding radical SAM protein, which produces MDRVDIKIGFKCNNNCQFCVQGEKRYKHENRTLDEIRNALAEAKGQGAAGVVFTGGEPTIHPDILAAVKSARDLGFKNIQIQSNGRMFAYLDFCKKLVLAGANEFSPALHGSNPEIHDELTSSPGAWQQVVQGIKNLKSLGQHVLTNTVINSENYQDLPKLAQLFVDLGVDQFQFAFVHILGTAEKNKDWIVPKMSEVMPFVKQGLEIGIKAGKVVMTEAIPFCLMQGYEDFIAERIMPETKIVDAEGVIENFADYRWNQGKVKREECKVCKFFKLCEGPWKEYPEIFGWDEFQPIL; this is translated from the coding sequence ATGGACAGAGTTGATATAAAAATCGGCTTTAAGTGCAATAACAATTGCCAGTTTTGCGTCCAGGGTGAAAAAAGGTATAAACATGAGAACAGAACATTGGATGAGATTAGGAACGCTTTAGCAGAGGCCAAAGGACAAGGCGCCGCAGGCGTGGTTTTTACCGGAGGTGAGCCGACCATTCATCCTGATATTTTGGCAGCCGTAAAATCCGCCCGTGATTTGGGTTTTAAAAATATCCAGATTCAATCAAACGGCCGGATGTTTGCCTATTTGGATTTTTGCAAAAAGTTAGTTTTGGCCGGGGCAAATGAATTTTCCCCGGCTTTGCACGGCTCAAACCCAGAAATCCATGATGAATTAACCAGCAGTCCTGGCGCGTGGCAGCAAGTGGTGCAGGGGATTAAAAATTTAAAATCACTGGGGCAGCATGTTTTGACCAATACAGTAATTAATTCTGAAAATTATCAGGATTTGCCAAAGCTGGCCCAGCTTTTTGTTGATTTGGGCGTTGACCAATTCCAATTTGCCTTTGTCCATATTTTGGGTACGGCAGAAAAAAATAAAGATTGGATTGTGCCAAAGATGAGTGAAGTGATGCCTTTTGTAAAACAAGGCTTGGAGATCGGGATTAAGGCAGGGAAGGTTGTGATGACTGAAGCTATCCCTTTTTGTTTAATGCAGGGCTATGAAGATTTTATTGCCGAAAGGATAATGCCTGAAACAAAAATTGTTGATGCCGAAGGCGTAATTGAAAATTTTGCTGACTATCGTTGGAATCAGGGGAAAGTTAAAAGGGAAGAATGCAAGGTGTGTAAATTTTTTAAGCTTTGCGAAGGCCCCTGGAAAGAATACCCGGAAATTTTTGGCTGGGATGAATTCCAGCCGATCTTATAA
- the hxsD gene encoding His-Xaa-Ser system protein HxsD — protein MDQGFNFKINKQAQSIEFTINTEIYSLTAIYNAAYLFLDKAYVFLDGDPKAEIIAIFKRKEGQKEENGREGLEKIAGEFYNELLNQLLREKVSESNAKIREYVVSAALYNAVPNEVDKLLQEVEEEDWQEDPLGIAKTWEDNEKSKEGKKGEMGKWK, from the coding sequence ATGGACCAAGGCTTTAATTTTAAAATTAACAAGCAAGCTCAAAGCATAGAATTTACCATAAATACTGAAATTTATTCTTTGACAGCGATTTACAATGCCGCCTATTTATTTTTGGATAAGGCGTATGTTTTTTTAGATGGCGATCCGAAGGCAGAGATCATCGCAATATTTAAAAGGAAAGAAGGGCAAAAAGAGGAAAATGGGAGAGAAGGCTTGGAAAAGATTGCCGGAGAATTTTATAATGAACTTTTAAATCAGCTGTTGCGGGAAAAAGTAAGCGAGTCAAATGCAAAAATCAGGGAATATGTGGTTTCAGCCGCGCTTTATAACGCTGTGCCCAATGAGGTGGATAAGCTTTTGCAGGAAGTTGAGGAGGAAGATTGGCAGGAAGATCCTTTAGGGATTGCAAAAACATGGGAGGATAATGAGAAGAGCAAAGAGGGTAAGAAGGGAGAAATGGGAAAATGGAAGTAA